The stretch of DNA TTCTTAGTTTTGTGGCCGGTTGGTTCACACATCCCTATCTTTCTGATTGAAAACTTGTCTTTTACCCATCAATTATTTGAtaatcctttatatatatatatatatatatatatatatatgtttagttaGCATGGATACTATTGTGCATGTCCCTCGTGCTGAAAATCGAAGTTTGAATCGATTCACGAGTAGAAAATTAGAACCAAGCTAGAATCAAAATGTGACATCTGTGAGAATTAAGTTACGCTAAGGGCCAGGGAGGATCTGTTAcatttatactaataaaaatcatGTAACGCAAAGCCTGATGAGACTCGTTCATGGACAAAAATAATGAGTTGAGAATTGAAATAACACAGCACGCGTGTTTTTATGttccataaaataaaattaagtgtTTTTTCTGTTGCCTTATGAGAATAAGTTCTATGGCTAAGAACTTAGTTATAGTTGCTGCTAAATTCATTCTTTTGGTTGACATCATTAggtttcatttttagttttcgattcttttttaaaaaattaatagagaATGTCAAATGTGGCCATAAACAGAGATGTTGAGGATCATTTCGTGCGTTGCATGGTTAACTCAACCGTACGTATCTGATCTCGTCTTGTCAAAACCTCGTCTCCCTCCCATTTATTGATCCGTCGTTTTTTTCCTGCTATGCGTATTATTAGTTAATTTGGGCCATTGTGCATGTTCCTGGTGCTGGAAAAATGAAGTTGAATTGTTTACCATAGAGTCTACTCCCTTCTTGCAACTCTTACTATAGTAAAAAAACTTAGAAGCCAACGATCAGGGTCTGTGATGAGAGGAAAAAGCCAACAACCACTTTTAGCTGATAAATGAATTAGGTagactcatcatttttttttcttctaatttctatGTTAGTTAACACGAACGATTGTGCATACTCCTCGTGCTGAGAATTGAAAGCTTGAATCCGTAACCGTAGAGTCTAATTAAGACCACCTCTTTCCACCTCTTTCCAACCCCCACTGATCAACTACTAGTTGATCAACTAGTAGAAAGTTAGTTGGCCAATATAATTAAGGACTAGATAAGTAGTTATAAACCAAAAAGTTAGTATAATTAAGACCACCTCTGATGTGAGGAAAAAACCAATAAGTAGTTATAAATTGAAGGTTTTACTTTACAAAATCGGGAgttttttccttatctttttactctcatgttttttttttttatcactaggATACAACTGGCTAACCCATTAGCTTCTACATGCAGGGAGCGAGACTTGATCCGTAGTTTGATCTGCATATTCTCAGTAGATTTATTATTTGCCACTATGCTATTGTCACTACCTTATGTTGGTTAACTCAACCGTATCTCTCGTCTTGTGAAAACCTCGCCTTCCTCCCATTTTATTGATCATTGCTTTTTTTCCAGCTATGCGTATTATTAGTTAACTTGGGCCATTGTGCATTTTCCTGGTGCTAGAAAAATGAAGTTGATGAATCGATTACCATAGAGTCTACTCCCTTCTTTACTACTCTGACTATAGTAAGAAAAATGTTAGAAGCCAACGATCAGATTGTGCCGCGAGGCAAAAGCCAATAACCATTTTTAGCTCATAAATTAATTAGGTAGgattcatcaatttttttcttctgatttctatGTTAGTTAACACGGGCCTTGTGCATGTTCCTCGTGCTGAGAATCGAAAGCTTGAATCCATAACCGTAGAGTCTAAATAAGACCCCTCTTTCCAATCCTCACCCTAGTAGAAAGTTAGTTGATCAATATAATTAAGGACTATAGTCTGACAAATTGTTATGGCTGATAAATTGGAAGGATTAACTTTACAAAATTGggagtttttttccttctctttttagTGTCATGCTCCTTTGACCAgataaatttagggttttactcTTTTTACTGTCGTGTCCAGTTTTAACCGCTGAGAATTTCTATTTATACTGATGCAAAATATGTTAGCTCTCCACAACTCAACTCACTGAAATCCTAGAAACACActtacaaaacaatcaaaatgaagaaaacttCAGTAGTCTCTTTTCTCATCACTCTCATGTTCGCAGCATCAGTCGTCTGCATCCAAGGACAACGACAGGAAGAGGTGAAGGACAGAGATGGAAATCCAGTTAAACTCGGTGAACAATACTTCATCCAGCCTGTGAAGACGGAAAGTAACAGCGGAGGTGGTCTTGTCCCAGCGGCCAATAATATGCGTTCCTTTTGTCCACTTGGCATCACCCAAACACTCATTTCGTACCAACCGGGAGTACCGGTTAGCTTCAATTTACCATACGCTCTCATGGAAACCATCGTTAAGACATCTCTAGCTGTAAATATCGAGTTCAAGTCACACATCTGGCCGGTCTGCAACGAGTTTTCCAAGTTCTGGGAAGTCGATGGCTCCTCACCGGTTCACAAAGAGCGTAAGATTCTCATCGGTGGTAAACCACAAGAGAAAAATAGTTGGTTTAAGATCGAGAAAGCCGGAGAAGGAGCAGGAGAAAACACTTACAAGTTGACCACCTTAACCGGAACCGTTGGAGCCATCCCAGGGGCTTGTGCTTGGTTAAGCGCACCACAACTAATTATCACCAATGATGATGCTAAGACCTTACTCGTCAAATTCAAAAAGGTTGATGATGCTACTACGGCTGCTACTTCTACTTCTCGGGTTGAGAAGCTAGGTCTAAGGATGTTCCCATTTTACTAGTCAACTAGTAAAAATCATGTAATGTCGAGACTCGTCCATGACCAAATATAGTGGGTTGAGAAAATACCCGCGCACACATGTTCTTatctttcataaataaaataaaattatattttctataactttAATATGACAATGGTCAAGTGGTTACTTGTTTCTTTGTGAATGTCACTGCAGTCGGCAACAATATCGTCGTACACATATAGTATTGCATATATGTCGTCTGTGTCATTTAGGATATGGTCCACTTCTTGATTCTTTGTCCCTTTCTCGTTATAAAAGTGGATTTACTATTTTTGCCGTAAAATGagtaagaaagaaacaaaatatggcTAGATTCAGATGAGAACCATTCGTAAACGTTGGTTCACTTCATCCATATCTCTCTGTTTGAAATCTTGTCTTCTTCCCATGAATTTACAGCCTAAGTTGTTATTTAACATGGACCATTGTATTTGTACATGTTCTTAATCAACGAAGTTCGAATCGATTACCTTTAGATTCTAAACCTCTCTTTTCAACCACCATCACTGTTAAGTGTTGGTAGACAGTTAGAAACCAAGGATAAGATTTTGACGTGGGGAAAAAGCTAGTGAATTTAAGGGTTTGGTATTTTGGGCTAAATtgaacaaaatcagaaaaagtaggaaacttttgaaatataataGAAGTTATGGACTCAatatggtttaaaaaaaaaaagaaattttcatTGACCACTCCAAGTCAACATTTTCTTTTACGGGAAGGCAAACTCAAAAAAAGCTTTCCAGGTTTTAGCCACCTAGTAAAAATAAGACAATTATACCCTGTAACTGACCAATTAGACTTTAGTTTCGTTACCCCTTAAGAAaactagaaagagagagaggagaacaTGAAGTTCACCATCTcaccaaataaaaattagggAACTTGGGTAAAATTAATAGTTAGTCTACTTAATCCGACGAGTTTGGGTGTGTAAAATTCTGGCGAGTTGGATGTGTATAATTCTGGTGTGTTAGAAGATTCAGTGAGTTTGGATGTGTATAATTCCAGCGAGAAAAAGAAGTGGAGGAAATTTTCGGTGAGTTTTGGGGTGTAGAACTctgttgagaagaagatgaggaaattTCTGATGTGTATGGGTGTGTAGAACTCTggcgagaagaagaaaaggagaaaatttCCGGtaaacaacaacgacaatattagctagggttgcagaagaagatatgttgaagatgactataaaattacaataatatccttcattaaaacggatttatggacGTATATtaagcaaaagaacgttatgtacgtacactaagcaaaagaacgttatgtacgtacactaatctcaagaacGTTATGTATGTACACCAAACTTCAAcatacattaaacaaaaaaagttatgtacGTACACCAAACTGTAACATCCATAGCTTATATTTTTGACACCTCTATAATTATGTTCAACGGTGGGTTTGACACCTCTATAACTATGTTCAATGgtgtttttatttgtaattgtgGGAATACAGTGGGAAAATGTAATATTGCACTTTTTagttatacatatctttatgtGTGATTGTTTCACTTATCCAGAGCCGGCCCCAAGCTCAAGCTGATGAAGCATGTGCTTGCGGCCATAAAATAATATGTTGATTTTCGGCCCCTAATTTGCATACAAGTTTTGTTAGTGTAGTGGCAAAAGTCACCTAAGAAGAAAATAAGGTCTTGTGTTCGAGCCTTTACACCACCTtttgttaacaattttttttttccatttttctgtCCACTAAAAAGTCAGTTTTAACATGGTGTTGGGATTGTGGCCTTAATATGTCgtacatgttttgaatgttttgtttgtaaataacTTGTGTGtgcatatgtacgtacacgttcaTAAATTTGTGTACatacatgttttgaatgttttatttgtaaacaaaacatataaaaaaatgttaatattaatacaaattatttttatgtgtacgtacatatgaacacAAATTATTACTATGTGCGTACATGGTAATTGTAATATTTGAAACTGTTTTAAACAACAAGattaagaattaaaaatatagatatataatttaaaaacatagaaaatagaacttaaaagataaagaaaattaaaattaacttaaattacaaaaaaaatatatatatatattagaaaaagttcaaaagttcaaaaaatataaaacaaaagaaaataaaaatcattatattCTTCTCTCCtgtgtaatattattttattatttttttatttaacagaTTAAATGTCAAAGTAAAAACACTGTAGCTAACTAAACTGACTAAAAATTGGCTACACTAActacacatatataacaaacccAATTGTATATGATTTGGTTTAAGGGTaagtttgtttaaaatttagCTGGTGGTTAAAAGGTGGAAATTGTTTTTCAGTTAGAcctaaagtaattaaaaaacctCCCCTATAGCTGTAATTTACCCTTTTAAAAAATggtagaaacagtaacaatttTCTCCTGATGGTTGCAACAGAAGCATACGTCACGTAACTAATATAACCACCTTTCCCTATAACACCAAGCGACAACGTTCTTAAAAGTCCAACTCAacagttcctttttttttggttttttgtattCTCTCGatatctctctgtctctgaAATCTGAATCCTCCATTGATGTTTTATGTATGTCTTCAGTTTCTCATATTCTAATGCTTTCGTCTTTCTCCGCCAGTCATACTTCTCttagcttttcttttgttgattcttttttttttcccgctcGAGGTCTCTTCGGTAACTTATATATATGCACACCAAGTATTCGATTAATGCCGCTTACAGACCCACACTTCAATTTCACCATTATATCCTGATCATACGATACATTCATGATTTATAATCATATCCTTATATAAAAGTATGCTTTTTGACCATATAAAACTCGTTTTTAAAAGTCACAAGCTGCATGATTTGATGTTACGTTATCAAAGCTTCTATATATAGATTACCATCAAAAAACTTAGACCCTTAACAAAAAATACCAGTAGAGATGGTCTTAGATACTCTTTTTCATGGGTTTCTCTATGTGTCAATTACtaataagtttaaatattttaaatacataaaaattaaattaaacaagtaaattaaatataaaaaaaatattattattaaaatctaCAGAGACTTTCCTTGGTTTTTTGTTGGAGGTGGTCTAACATATGCCATTGTGCATGTTCCTGGTGCTAGGCTGGTGCTGGAAAAATGAAATTGTTGAATGGATTACCATAGAGTCTAGTCCCTAGTTTTCTACTCTTACTGTAGTATGTCGTAAAAAGAAGGTTAGAAATTAATGATCTGATTGTGACGCTGAGGAAAAATCCAATAACATTTATAGCTGATATAAATTAACGTAGGGTTTGTCGTTTTTTTTGTgctttctatgtttttttttttttgctttcagtGTTAGTTAAGATGGACCTGCACTGTGCAGTGCTGTGCATGTTCCTCGTGCTGAAACTCGAAACTTGAATCAATAACCGTAGAGTTTAATTAGGCCTCCTCTTTTCAACCATCAGTCCGTCGCCGTAGTAGAAAGTTAGGTAACCAATTTTAAGGACTAGATTGTGACGTAAGGAAAAAGCCAATATAATAAGTGAGggttttgttttacaaaattggttgttttgcttctctttttacTGTAATGCTCCGTTTTAACCACAAGAGAACTCCTATAAATACTGATACAATATGTGTTTGCTCTCCACAACTCATCtcactcaaaaaaaattaaaaataatgaagaaaCCTTCACtgctctcttttctcttcacTCTCATATTGGTTGCAGCTGCAGTCTGCATCCAAGGTGAACGGGTGACGGACACCTACGGATTTCCACTTAGTCCTGGTGAACAATACTTCATCCAGCCGGTGAAGACAAAAAGTAACAACGGAGGTGGTCTAGTCCCAGCCGCCATTACATTTCCCTTCTGTCCACTTGGCATCACCCAAACACTCCTTCCGTACCAGCCGGGCCTACCGGTTAGCTTCTCATATAAACAGAGGAAGCCGAATCCCCCCTGGCCCATACCACCCGTACACATTCCAACATCTTACGCTTTAAATATCGAGTTCGAGTCCAACATATGGCCGTTCTGCAACGAGTTTTCCAAGTTGTGGGAATTCGATGATTCCTCCTCGGCTCCAAAGGAGCCTCCGATTCTCATTGGTGGCACCCGTCGAGAAGAAAATAGCCTTTTTATGATTGAGAATGCCGGAGAAGGAGAAAACACTTACAAGTTGACCACCTTTGCCGGAACCGTTGGAGCCATACCAGGGGTTTGGTTTAAAGCACCACAGCTAGTTCTCACGAATGATACGGCTAAGACCTTAGTCGTCAAATTCAAAAAGGTTGATGATGCTACTACGGCTGCTACTTCTACTTCTCGGGTTGAGAAGCAAGGTCTAAGGATGTTCCCATTTTACTAGTCAACTAGTAAATATCATGTAGCCTGAAACTCGTCCATGACCAAAAATATAATGGGTTGAGAAAATACCCGTACGCATGTTCTTatctttcataaataaaataaatttatattttctatcatTTCCAGGTTGTGGAATGTTATCTATCTCACTGTAGTTAAAAAATGCATGGCTCTTGGTTCCGCTAGTGTTccagggttgtacttgatcaaccattgcatttgtTTTGGTCCAAATCTTTAGGGGGAAATGTAATAttcctttgatttggttgtaagTTTGATTTGGTAAATGAAAAATTNttaaaaaaaaaaaaaaaaaaaaaaaatgctcaaGTCGACCGTTACGTGTTTCTTTGTGAATGTCACTGCAGCAATATCGTACAAATAGTAGGGGACACATATGTCGTATGTGTTAATTAGAATCTGGTCCTATCACATACTATATGGTTGTTCACAAGTGCATGTTAGcacatatacattattatatttatagcTAGTTAACTTAAATCAGGCTTATGTTAGCATTTAGAAATAActtgtatataaacaaaactatacTGTACACTTTACAATTAATGAGAATGAATATgtttttgaatcttcttcttcctcttatctCGTCTTGTTGAGTTTTTGACTGAAAAAGTCCAAATCTTTcaatctctctttgtctctgatGCTTCATCTTTCTTCGGGCGTCATACTGCTCATGGTTTTTCTCTTGTCGACTCTTTTTGTTGTCTCTTCGGTAACTATGCACATCAAGTATTCGATAAAATGCCCATGGTTTTATACCATCAcagattttggttttcttaactTAAAAGGCAGGTATGTATCTTAAGATATATTCATGGAAGCCAAAGTTGGCTTTGAAATTTTTTCTGATTCGATCATACGATAGATACATTCATGAGTTCTAATCATACCTTTATATTAAAGTCTGCTTTTTTATCATATATTGGAAGTTTCTACTACATGTATATAGAAACTCGTTTTGAAAGTCACAAGCTGCATAATTTTGATGTACTTCTTTACATTATCAAAGCTTCTATATATTAccatcaaaattataatttacatgGGAAATGATGGTGAACATATACATACGCaatttgacaagaaaaaataagtGTGTATATTTACTTATGCAGGCAGCAGCAGATGTTTGATTTAAAAGTAGGCAAGGCACACACAGTTtacgtctcttcttcttcttcaggttcttctctgttattttggtttgttttctctGCTATACTCTTTAGCCAGTCTACAACTTGTTGTATGTTTGGTCTTTTCATTGGATTTTGGTTCACACACATGCAGGCTACGTCAAGCACACGAAGCATCTCTTCTTCATAACCACTATCTCTCAGCAATGTATCAAACACTTCCTCTGCTTTCCCTTCCCTTCTCATTGTATGCACCCATGCGACCAATTCTCTTGACATCTTTGGCCTGAAAACCTCCATTGGTCTTTTCCCTGTGAGAAGCTCTAGCATGACCACACCGAAACTGTACACGTCACCTCTCAAAGTAGCTACCCAAGCTTGTCCATACTCTGGTGGAATGTAACCAAGTGTGCCCACTAGCTCAGTTGTAACGTGTGTGCGGTATGGAAGAATCAGTCTTGACAACCCGAAATCTGCTACGTAAGCCTTGAAGTTTCCATCCAAAAGTATATTGCTGGACTTGATGTCTCGGTGTACTATGTGTGGTTCACATATCTGGTGCATGTATGCTAGTCCACTACTTGCTCCTCTCATGATGTGTAGTCTTTTCTGCCAATCCAGCTGGGCTGGACCCTCGGGGTTTTCATGCAGCCAGTAATCAAGACTACCATTTTCCATGAACGAGTAGATTAGTATCCGGGCACTATCATGGACGCAGTAGCCTTGTAGAGCGACCAGGTTCTCATGTTTGGCCCTGGACAGAACTTCTACCTCTGCCTTGAATTCTTTTTCCATCATACCATAGTCTCCTGTTAGTTTCTTAACCGCCAGTTTTGTTCCATTATCCAAGGTAGCCTTATAGACAAGACCAAACCCGCCGCAACCAATTATATTAGCTTGACTGAAATTGTTGGTAGCTTTCAAGAGCTCAAATATGGTGAGGTCTTTTACTTCGTACCTGCTGTTTCCAAACAACAGTACAAGGCTTATGTCTTTCTCTGATCCTGGAGGGACTTCGGAATACGAGCCATTGGAATTTATCTCCAGTTCAGCATTCTCGGAGTCTCCTGGATTTACCCTCCTCTTGGCAAGCACCCACAGAGCAAGcaacaccaaaatcaaactgatgCAAAAAAAGAGCCCAATGACAAGCCCCAAAACAAGCGTCCTGTTGACCTTTTCTCTATCCATCTTTGTAGTAGATGGCTGAGTCGGAGGAGTACAGGATATTTGCAGTACACCACCGCACAACAAGGGGTTTCCATCAAAATATGCTTTTCGGAAGGTATCAAACTGACTCCCAGTGGGTATCGGCCCACTGAGACTGTTGTTTGCAACATTGAAATAGGACATGAAATGGAGTCCTGTGAGCGACCAAGGAATTCTACCGGATAGTTTGTTGTTGGACAGGTCCAGCCTCTCTAAGTTTGTGAGGTTTGACAATTCATCTGGGATGGTGCCGGTAAAGTTATTACTTAGAAGCTCCAGGATATGGAGAACCTTTAGCTGTCCAACCTCGACTGGTATACTCCCAGTCAAGTTATTCCTCCTGATGTATATCGTAGGTGGGAGGCTGGAAAGCTGATTGTATTGCTGATTGGTGGTGACATTATTGGGATTGACAAAAACCGGCAGCTCTAGATAGTGCCGCTCTGTTGCATCATATGCCTTTTGGGACATCAGAGCCCTCAGCTGAAACAGTTCCTTTGGAAGCTCTCCTGTAAGAAGGTTATCGGAAAGATCCAAGTAGAAAAGGTTTGGAAGAGTTCCTAGCCAACCTGGAATTGACCCCATGAGTCGGTTCATTGACAGATCCAAAACTTCTACCCTCTTGAGACTGATCAGCCAAGGTGGTATTTCACCTTTCAGTCTGCATCCACCGATACCGAAGATTTGGAGGTTTGGAAATCCATCTGCAGCAATAAAGTCTGCATCGCTTGGTACAGCTTCGTCGTAAAAATTCTTTGCCATGATAAGAGTAGACAGCTTCTTGCAGCCTTGCAGAATCCTGAGAGCACCTGTGATGTTTGTCATTTTATTGTCTGAAAAAGTAAAGAAGGACAGAGATTCCAATTCCAGCACTTTAGGAGATATCTGTCCCGTTAACTTGTTGCCTGCAAACCTCATTGCTGTCATCTTTTTGCAGGAGTAAACCGTGGAGGGGAATTCACCCGTGAAGCTATTATTTCCGAGGTCTAAAATGCTGAGGTTCTGAATACCGGAAAAGTTTATCGCCGATAAAGTTCCTCCCAGCCTATTAACCCGTAGATTCAACTTCACGAGATTTGTGCAATTGCCGAGAGAAACCGGGACAGAGCCCGTGAGGTTATTGATATGGAGTTGGAGACTGCGCAGGTTGAAAAGCTTACCTATATCCATTGGAATTTCTCCTTCGAGGTGATTGAAGTAAAGCTCAAGCAACGTCAGTTTGGTGAGACGAGTAATCCCGTCATCAATCTTACCAGAAAGACGGTTGGCTGGTAAAAAGAGTTGTTCAAGCTCAGGAAGATTGTAGATTTCTTTAGGGATTTCACCAGAGAGATTGTTGAAGCCTGCTTGGAAAGCACTTAGCCTCAAACATCCGCCCAATTCTTGAGAGATGACGCCGCTGAAATCATTGTAGGAGAAATCCAGTTTGGTGAGCAGCGGTGAAGTTGTGCACATGAAGGAAGGGATAGGACCCGTGAAGCTGTTGTTGCTGACATTGAAACTGGTTAAACTGAAAGCACCCTGAAGAAAAACAGAACCGCCGAGGATTTCACCCTGAAGAAAATTGCTGGAGAGATCAACGGTCTGAATTGGGAAGGTTCTGTTGCTTCCATTGGCAAGTGATTGTTCAAGTGGCAATTCACCATTGAAACTGTTGTAACTCAGATCAAGAACCAAGAGCTGATCAAGGGCAGAGAGGAAGCCTGGTGGGAGTGGACCAGAGAGACGGTTATGAGAAAGGTCGAGACGAGAGAGACGACGGAGATCCAAAACAGAGGACGGGAGGTTGCCGGAGAGTCCTTTAAAAGGCAAAAGAATCGAAGTGACTCGGTTTTCAGGAGAATCATCACAGGAGATTCCTTCCCAGGAGCAACAATCAGTAGACGGATTCCAATGCAAAGGAGAGACTGAAGATGATACGTTGCTAGAGAACCAAAGGAGAGAATCTCTATCCTGTGGATTACAAGCAGCCTCTGAAACTGTAAGAAAGAAGACAGAGAGTGAAAGAACATAGAAAAGGACAAACAGAACCATGTGCAGAGGACACAAAAGCTTTACTGGTCTCACAAGATAACCAAAGGATTTagatctcatcttcttctcgtcAATCATGGCgagaacaagagaagaagaagaagctgagaaagATTGagaaagcttgaagaagaaggagaaggagagggaaaagaaacaaaagacatgATTATCCAATCTGGGTTTCTCTGTCCGAAGCTTGTAAAATGGCTCTCAATACCATCGTTGACCAAAGGGAATAGTCAGACCAAACAGAACGAAAACTTCTTGTCACACCCAaagttactttttttatttttattttatcatgttATCTTTTTGCCctgattgtggttgtggttatgattttttaatgtaaaagtttttattttatttttatttaaagtatatataattattattattatgccttttataataaaagaagcTTAAGTACATTGTACAACACTATGAATGTCTATGTAACTATTATTAAAGTCAGCGCTATATTACTCGTCATATCTATAAGACtaaaattgttttcaatttaGTTATTTCGTTTTgtctggttttgttttgtcatttttgataATGGTTAAAAAAGTAAGTTTTCTATGCGTTTTGACTATTCACCCGATCCAATTTATTattggaagagaaagaaaacaagaaagaaattgGGTCATTTCATCTTTGGAGGTGCGTGCGTGCGTCCTATGATGTTGATcatgaaattgaaatttttgatgataaaaaataataatgatggCCACAAACATTATGATAcgaaaatttttttaaaaaaagagaggaatatATAAAAGGGAGAATTACTAGTTTGACCCAAATTGagcaattaattgctagattagctCCTAAAATTTGAGGGTCAATTGAGTTAGTTTCATACcgaaaatacccttttttgctttgttaggaaaaaaacaaaagtcaatatTACCCTTTGAAAAAAATTCCTgcaatttcgaatttttttttttatataataaaagtcTGCCATACATGTAATGGCAGACTAATTTGTAAGTGGCAGATTTATTGTTGttggcagttttttttttgcagacttATTTTAGATAGCAGATTAATTTGCAGAATTTGACGGCAGATTTGTTTTctatggcagatttatttgaagTGTGTAACGACAGATTTTTCATGGACAGCAGATTTTCTTAACacgacagacttatttataaagtcatgacagattttcattgttttagtcaAATTTCTAGGAATTTTGTAgcagattttttatgattgttgcaacagttttatttttcacttaaaaaatctgtcacattgcgacagatttataaaCGTAAAAATAATTGCTAGTTTGACATGTAgtggtgacagatttttttttagttataactgACTTTTGGATTGTAGggaaaatctgttgtttgataacagattttcgaaaatctttttaaaattgctatattgACCCACATGCGCAATATACGTTATGGcagattttcttatgttatgacagttttttttttccttactaaAAATCTGCTGCttaataacagatttattatatatgaatacaatgataacagttttgttttttgttgatatagtGACAGCAGATTTGTTATCTGTAATGACAAATCTATTATTTCgcgtttgataacagattttttatAACAGATTTTTTACAGAGTAATGACAGATTTATTAGTGCCTTtggtgacagatttattttaagTTAAGCGACAGACTTTTGTAGCAGTTGCCATATGTGGCGAGAATCTAGGGTTTAcccttttttctcttctgtATCGTGCCTCCCCTCCCCTCTTTTCTGTATCgcgaattttttttctttttttggttcatcTTATCCGGCACAAAAACCCAACAGATTGA from Camelina sativa cultivar DH55 chromosome 9, Cs, whole genome shotgun sequence encodes:
- the LOC104712831 gene encoding cysteine protease inhibitor WSCP-like encodes the protein MKKTSVVSFLITLMFAASVVCIQGQRQEEVKDRDGNPVKLGEQYFIQPVKTESNSGGGLVPAANNMRSFCPLGITQTLISYQPGVPVSFNLPYALMETIVKTSLAVNIEFKSHIWPVCNEFSKFWEVDGSSPVHKERKILIGGKPQEKNSWFKIEKAGEGAGENTYKLTTLTGTVGAIPGACAWLSAPQLIITNDDAKTLLVKFKKVDDATTAATSTSRVEKLGLRMFPFY
- the LOC104712832 gene encoding cysteine protease inhibitor WSCP-like, with protein sequence MKKPSLLSFLFTLILVAAAVCIQGERVTDTYGFPLSPGEQYFIQPVKTKSNNGGGLVPAAITFPFCPLGITQTLLPYQPGLPVSFSYKQRKPNPPWPIPPVHIPTSYALNIEFESNIWPFCNEFSKLWEFDDSSSAPKEPPILIGGTRREENSLFMIENAGEGENTYKLTTFAGTVGAIPGVWFKAPQLVLTNDTAKTLVVKFKKVDDATTAATSTSRVEKQGLRMFPFY
- the LOC104712833 gene encoding tyrosine-sulfated glycopeptide receptor 1-like, with the translated sequence MIDEKKMRSKSFGYLVRPVKLLCPLHMVLFVLFYVLSLSVFFLTVSEAACNPQDRDSLLWFSSNVSSSVSPLHWNPSTDCCSWEGISCDDSPENRVTSILLPFKGLSGNLPSSVLDLRRLSRLDLSHNRLSGPLPPGFLSALDQLLVLDLSYNSFNGELPLEQSLANGSNRTFPIQTVDLSSNFLQGEILGGSVFLQGAFSLTSFNVSNNSFTGPIPSFMCTTSPLLTKLDFSYNDFSGVISQELGGCLRLSAFQAGFNNLSGEIPKEIYNLPELEQLFLPANRLSGKIDDGITRLTKLTLLELYFNHLEGEIPMDIGKLFNLRSLQLHINNLTGSVPVSLGNCTNLVKLNLRVNRLGGTLSAINFSGIQNLSILDLGNNSFTGEFPSTVYSCKKMTAMRFAGNKLTGQISPKVLELESLSFFTFSDNKMTNITGALRILQGCKKLSTLIMAKNFYDEAVPSDADFIAADGFPNLQIFGIGGCRLKGEIPPWLISLKRVEVLDLSMNRLMGSIPGWLGTLPNLFYLDLSDNLLTGELPKELFQLRALMSQKAYDATERHYLELPVFVNPNNVTTNQQYNQLSSLPPTIYIRRNNLTGSIPVEVGQLKVLHILELLSNNFTGTIPDELSNLTNLERLDLSNNKLSGRIPWSLTGLHFMSYFNVANNSLSGPIPTGSQFDTFRKAYFDGNPLLCGGVLQISCTPPTQPSTTKMDREKVNRTLVLGLVIGLFFCISLILVLLALWVLAKRRVNPGDSENAELEINSNGSYSEVPPGSEKDISLVLLFGNSRYEVKDLTIFELLKATNNFSQANIIGCGGFGLVYKATLDNGTKLAVKKLTGDYGMMEKEFKAEVEVLSRAKHENLVALQGYCVHDSARILIYSFMENGSLDYWLHENPEGPAQLDWQKRLHIMRGASSGLAYMHQICEPHIVHRDIKSSNILLDGNFKAYVADFGLSRLILPYRTHVTTELVGTLGYIPPEYGQAWVATLRGDVYSFGVVMLELLTGKRPMEVFRPKMSRELVAWVHTMRREGKAEEVFDTLLRDSGYEEEMLRVLDVACMCVNQNPMKRPNIQQVVDWLKSIAEKTNQNNREEPEEEEET